From Candoia aspera isolate rCanAsp1 chromosome 4, rCanAsp1.hap2, whole genome shotgun sequence, a single genomic window includes:
- the NEURL4 gene encoding neuralized-like protein 4, with product MPLCRKARPGALLREPGRGGMLGGGGGGGGGGGNGAAGGAPLPLLHPRTGRLVTVSRGGRSAARSQPGQEFNHGLVLSREPLAPGAVFTVRIDRKVNSWSGSIEIGVTALDPSLLDFPSSATGLKGGSWIISGCSVLRDGRSILEEYGQDLDQLGEGDRVGIQRTASGELRLWVNGQDCGVAATGIPPRVWAVVDLYGKCTQITVVPGNPEEAEEGAARDEAPEPPCNQTRPDKFPSSLESENGFSSMELSEVVGNAILSAYNGSLLNVNLGSPPSDSPPCGAPPMTSNDALLFHEKCGTLIKLSNNNKTAERRRPLDEFNNGVVMTNRPLRDNEMFEIRIDKLVDKWSGSIEIGVTTHNPNNLEYPATMTNLRSGTIMMSGCGILTNGKGTRREYCEFSLDELQEGDHIGLTRKSNNALHFYINGIDQGVATTLTPLVVYGVVDLYGMAVKVTIVHNHNHSDRLRRNNAIMRALSPDVGRRAIDAAGNEPEPERLLFHPNCGQKAAIINEGRTALRPHATDDFNHGVVLSNRPLRNGEVFQVRIDKMVDKWAGSIEIGVTTHNPTYLQLPSTMTNLRSGTWMMTGNGVMHNGTTILDEYGHNLDRLKAGDTVGVVRKEDGTLHFFVNGVAQGPAAWNVPPNIYAVADLYGQAAQATIVDDTDLLPLPDDLSEGNNQLSPSSPSSVASGSDLRFHHLHGNNAVIMNGGRTALRQNCRSEFNDAIVISNRPLRDGELFEIIIQKMVDRWSGSIEAGVTAIRPEDLEFPNTMTDIDYDTWMLSGTAIMQDGNTMRNNYGCDLDSLTTGSRIGMMRTAKGDLHYFINSVDQGVACSGLPPGKEVYAVVDLYGQCVQVSITSSTGPLDNSLSTSNITEKSFPIHSPVPGVAHRFHGSCGKNVAFQDDGCRAVRVAGFCHGIVFSMKELKTDEVFEVKIDELDKKWSGSIHVGLTTLLPSDASGMATGLPSCVLELCSKVTWLVTGSEVRRNGILHKQNYGHSLERLGVGSRVGVKRCTDDTMHVLIDGEDMGPAATGVAKNAYVVLDLYGRVTSVSIVSSTMLEEAEGTHPPSVTSEPYSEEEEEPTPCENDTPSVSPPMEFLENHGKNILLSNGNLTATRVSSYNQGIVVVARPLPQQQLFQFQIDSLNPQWTASLSLGVIGSSPERLNFPATACSLKRSTWLLQRDSVFHNSLKICENYGPNLDTCPEGTVLGVLVDASGCLHLYINGIDQGVAAQDIPSPCHVLIDLYGQCEQVTIMTNDAPAVGAEGTDPQGPGDMEKADMVDGIKESVCWTPPVDLNPTKVCEYHALCARFKDLLLLPDAYFAEDPKLSLCYCESCHRLRGDEAYYKRGEPPRDYALPFGWCRFDLRVNPRLEVASTSKKWHVAYHGTSIGAVRRMLDHGELVPGSTSILSCRPVKADPQGGGTGSGGNGGYLEAEENSVQGREEPHHVLLSPTLRYAGLEPFATKVQFKDPKSHRPHAAQVAFQVCVRPGSYKVCPPSLAAPETVDPRFSSAEIEWVTKEKGATVLFGLLVRVE from the exons ATGCCCCTCTGCCGTAAAGCGCGGCCGGGCGCCCTGCTGCGGGAGCCTGGTCGGGGCGGGATGctaggcggcggcggcggcggcggcggcggcggggggaaCGGGGCCGCCGGGGGGGCGCCGCTGCCGCTGCTGCACCCGCGGACGGGGCGGCTGGTGACGGTGTCGCGCGGCGGGCGGAGCGCGGCTCGCTCGCAGCCGGGCCAGGAGTTCAACCACGGGCTGGTGCTCAGCCGCGAGCCCCTCGCCCCCGGCGCCGTCTTCACCGTCCGCATCGACCGCAAG GTCAACTCCTGGAGCGGCTCCATCGAGATTGGGGTCACGGCCTTAGACCCCAGCCTCCTTGATTTCCCCAGCAGCGCCACCGGCCTCAAGGGGGGCTCCTGGATCATCTCCGGCTGCTCGGTGCTGCGGGACGGGCGCTCCATCTTGGAAGAATACGGGCAAGACCTGGACCAGTTGGGTGAAGGTGACCGGGTGGGCATTCAGCGGACAGCCAGCGGGGAGCTGCGCCTGTGGGTCAACGGGCAGGACTGCGGCGTGGCAGCCACGGGCATCCCGCCCCGCGTCTGGGCTGTGGTCGACTTGTATGGCAAGTGCACCCAGATCACTGTGGTGCCCGGCAACCCGGAGGAGGCAGAGGAAGGAGCTGCCCGCGATGAAG CTCCGGAGCCGCCTTGCAATCAGACCCGGCCAGATAAATTTCCCAGCAGCCTGGAATCGGAGAATG GTTTCTCCAGCATGGAGCTGTCGGAGGTCGTGGGCAACGCCATCCTGTCCGCCTACAACGGGAGCCTGCTGAACGTCAACCTGGGCAGCCCCCCCTCGGACTCCCCCCCCTGCGGGGCCCCGCCCATGACCTCCAACGACGCCCTCCTCTTCCACGAGAAGTGCGGCACGCTGATCAAGCTGAGCAACAACAACAAGACGGCGGAGAGGCGCCGGCCGTTGGACGAGTTCAACAACGGGGTGGTCATGACCAACCGCCCGCTGCGGGACAACGAGATGTTTGAG ATCCGAATTGACAAGTTGGTGGATAAATGGTCGGGGTCCATAGAAATCGGGGTCACCACGCACAATCCCAACAACTTGGAGTACCCGGCCACCATGACCAATCTGCGCTCAG GAACCATCATGATGAGCGGCTGCGGCATCCTGACAAACGGCAAAGGGACACGAAGGGAGTACTGTGAGTTCAGCTTGGATGAGTTGCAG GAGGGCGACCACATTGGCCTGACCAGGAAGTCCAACAACGCCCTTCACTTCTACATCAACGGCATTGACCAAG GTGTTGCCACCACCCTCACCCCCTTGGTGGTCTACGGCGTGGTGGATCTCTACGGCATGGCCGTGAAGGTCACCATTGTGCACAACCACAATCACAGCGACCGACTTCGGCGCAACAACGCCATCATGAGGGCGCTCTCCCCAGACGTGGGGCGCCGGGCCATTGATGCTGCAGGGAACGAGCCAGAGCCGGAACGCCTCCTTTTCCACCCAAACTGCGGGCAGAAAGCCGCCATCATCAACGAGGGGCGGACCGCACTACGGCCTCA TGCCACGGACGACTTTAACCACGGAGTGGTCCTGAGCAACCGGCCGCTGCGGAACGGCGAGGTCTTCCAGGTGCGGATTGACAAGATGGTGGACAAATGGGCTGGCTCCATTGAGATTGGCGTCACCACCCACAACCCCACGTACCTGCAGCTGCCGTCCACGATGACCAACCTGCGGTCAG GAACCTGGATGATGACCGGGAACGGGGTGATGCACAACGGTACCACCATCCTGGATGAATACGGCCACAACCTGGATCGCTTGAAG GCAGGCGACACTGTGGGGGTCGTGCGGAAGGAGGACGGGACCCTGCATTTCTTCGTCAACGGCGTGGCACAAGGCCCAGCCGCCTGGAACGTCCCGCCAAACATCTACGCCGTGGCGGATCTCTACGGGCAGGCAGCCCAAGCCACCATCGTGGATGACACAG ATCTTCTTCCCCTTCCCGACGATCTCTCGGAGGGGAACAACCAACTCTCCCCCAGCAGCCCGTCTTCTGTGGCTTCGGGCAGCGACCTGCGTTTCCACCACCTGCACGGCAACAACGCCGTCATCATGAACGGGGGGCGCACAGCCCTGCGCCAGAACTGCCGCAGTGAATTCAACGATGCCATCGTCATCTCCAACCG GCCCCTCCGGGATGGGGAGCTCTTCGAAATCATAATCCAGAAGATGGTGGATCGCTGGTCGGGCTCCATTGAAGCAG GAGTCACGGCCATCCGCCCGGAGGACCTGGAATTTCCCAATACAATGACAGACATCGACTACGATACCTGGATGCTCAG cGGCACCGCCATCATGCAGGACGGAAACACCATGCGTAACAACTACGGCTGTGACTTGGACTCGCTGACCACCGGCTCGCGCATCGGCATGATGCGCACGGCCAAGGGCGACCTGCACTACTTCATCAACAGCGTTGACCAGGGAGTGGCTTGCTCCGGGCTGCCCCCAGGGAAGG AGGTCTACGCCGTGGTCGACCTCTACGGCCAGTGCGTCCAGGTGTCCATCACCAGCTCCACCGGGCCCCTGGACAACAGCCTCTCCACCAGCAACATCACGGAGAAATCCTTCCCCATCCACTCCCCAG TTCCCGGGGTGGCCCACCGCTTCCACGGCAGCTGCGGCAAGAACGTGGCCTTCCAGGACGACGGGTGCCGGGCCGTGCGGGTGGCCGGCTTCTGCCACGGCATCGTCTTCAGCATGAAGGAGCTGAAGACGGACGAAGTCTTCGAG GTGAAGATCGATGAGCTGGACAAGAAGTGGTCGGGGTCCATCCATGTGGGTTTGACCACCCTGCTGCCCTCGGACGCCTCCGGCATGGCCACAGGGCTGCCCTCCTGCGTCTTGGAGCTCTGCTCCAAGGTGACCTGGCTGGTGACCGGCTCAGAGGTCCGGCGCAACGGCATCCTGCACAAGCAGAACTACGGGCATTCCCTGGAGCGCCTTGGG GTGGGGAGCCGCGTGGGCGTGAAGCGCTGCACCGACGACACCATGCACGTGCTGATCGACGGAGAGGACATGGGTCCGGCCGCGACAGGCGTGGCCAAG AACGCCTACGTGGTGTTGGACCTCTACGGCCGGGTGACGTCGGTCTCCATCGTCAGCTCCACCATGCTGGAAGAGGCAGAGGGCACCCACCCCCCCTCGGTCACCTCGGAGCCCTACAgcgaagaggaggaagagcccaCGCCG TGCGAAAACGATACCCCCTCTGTCAGCCCCCCCATGGAATTCCTTGAAAATCACGGGAAGAACATCCTCTTGTCCAACGGCAACCTGACGGCCACTCGGGTGTCCAGCTACAACCAGGGCATTGTGGTGGTGGCTCGGCCTCTGCCGCAGCAGCAGCTGTTCCAG TTCCAGATAGACTCCCTCAACCCCCAGTGGACAGCCTCGCTCTCGCTGGGCGTCATAGGCAGTTCTCCGGAGCGGCTCAACTTCCCGGCCACGGCGTGCTCTCTGAAGCGCTCCACGTGGCTGCTGCAGCGTGACTCGGTTTTCCACAACTCACTCAAG atctgCGAGAACTACGGCCCCAACCTGGACACCTGCCCCGAGGGAACGGTGTTGGGGGTGCTGGTGGACGCCAGCGGCTGCCTCCACCTGTACATCAACGGCATCGACCAGGGCGTGGCTGCGCAGGACATCCCCAGCCCCTGCCATGTGCTGATCGATCTCTACGGGCAGTGCGAGCAG GTCACCATCATGACCAATGACGCCCCTGCAGTGGGAGCAGAGGGCACGGATCCCCAAGGCCCAGGGGACATGGAGAAGGCCGACATGGTGGATG GCATCAAGGAGAGTGTGTGCTGGACCCCTCCCGTGGACCTGAACCCCACCAAGGTTTGCGAGTATCACGCCCTCTGCGCGCGTTTCAAGGACCTGCTTCTCTTGCCAG ACGCTTATTTTGCCGAAGACCCGAAGCTGAGCCTCTGCTACTGCGAGTCGTGCCACAGGCTCCGGGGTGACGAGGCCTATTACAAGCGGGGGGAGCCCCCCCGGGACTACGCCTTGCCTTTCGGGTGGTGCCGCTTCGACCTCAG AGTAAACCCCCGACTGGAAGTGGCCAGCACCTCGAAGAAGTGGCACGTGGCCTACCACGGGACAAGCATCGGAGCCGTGCGCCGCATGTTGGATCACGGAGAATTGGTGCCAG GGAGCACGTCTATTCTGAGCTGCCGCCCGGTGAAGGCCGACCCACAGGGAGGGGGGACCGGCAGTGGCGGCAACGGGGGGTACCTAGAGGCGGAGGAGAACAGCGTGCAAGGGCGTGAGGAGCCACACCACGTCTTGCTGTCCCCCACGCTGCGCTACGCAGGCCTGGAGCCTTTTGCCACCAAAGTGCA ATTCAAAGACCCAAAGTCGCACCGGCCGCACGCCGCCCAGGTGGCCTTCCAAGTGTGCGTGCGCCCCGGCTCCTACAAGGTCTGCCCCCCATCGCTGGCGGCCCCCGAGACCGTGGACCCCCGCTTCAGCAGCGCCGAGATCGAGTGGGTCACCAAGGAGAAAGGTGCTACCGTCCTCTTTGGGCTCCTGGTCCGTGTGGAGTGA